In Centroberyx gerrardi isolate f3 chromosome 14, fCenGer3.hap1.cur.20231027, whole genome shotgun sequence, the genomic stretch ACTTGGCTCCCCAAGGTATGAGCATGACAAGACAGACTAAGCTATCAATTATGCTTGAAACTCATTCATCTGGGGTAAGGAGCCCAAATCTACACTTGGCCCCAGGTTTTTTGACTTGGAATAGGCCTGTTACTACCATAGGAATTATTACCTtatggtaaacttgttaataaTGCAATAAGTTACTTGAAGGTGCTACATGTTCCATTctaacatcaataaattattaccGCGTTCattctgagacattagtataaataccgtaaacaaatgagacatttagttggaaatctgctggattgctttactaCACAAAACATAAAGAGGGCGCTGTTCCTCCAGAGCAACTAGAACTAAAGCTTTCAGTTTCCCACAAGCAGATAGGAGTTTTGCTTATTGAAATATcttctcagggcagaaactgttatgattggttcaatcaTGCGACCAATCTGAAACGTTGAGCAGGACCATGACGGGCAGAGTCCTGTCAAATTGTCATTGTCAAAGACAGAGGTATGTTagctactgtaaataaatctgcccccaaAACAGACATGAgtcttataacctactgtaaataaatctgcccccaaAACAGACATGAgtcttataacctactgtaaataaatctgcccccagaacagacatgagtcttataacctactgtaaataaatctgcccccagaacagaCATGCGTCTACTGTGCTCGGGGCAGATAGGTAGATGCCTACACATCGAGGGATGTGTAGGCATGTGTAGGTGTTTATTTCTgcctaaaacaagttaaataaaactaacTATGCTATGTAGCCAGCTAAAGTTAGCTAGCACACAAGCCGTGACCAAAGAATATATAGCTGGCTATGTCTAACTGATCTCTATGGCCGTGACCAtaccagctaacgttagtaaCTACTAGCTAACATGTTGTTAGCTAGTAGTTAGTTGTTTACATAGCAGCAACTGTGCCTGAGCacttgtctctttctatttaacAGGAAAGTTAATAAACTGTCAATGAAAtacctacaaataaaaaaacatttgtgttagcTAACTTACGTCTGTCTTGGCAATGCCAGCTCTGCCCGTCACGGTCCCGCTTGATGTTTCAAATTGgcccgcctcctctcttttttaatTGGTCACCtgattgaaccaatcataacaCTTTCTGCCCTGAGAAGATGTTTCAACTCAACTCCTATCTAGCTACTTCTCACAATGGCAGTTGGCGGGAGGAGTGGAAGGCCGATGGATGAGAAAGAAACTACCAATCTTCTCGACCATGGCCTATCCACATGATCCAGGCCATGTGGATACCAATGGTATCACATTGCACCTGTAATTTATATTCAATAGAGGGCCCTATTGGGATCTTCCCAAGTCAAAGCCGTAGCTACATCACTTCAGGATCATCAGGCAGTGTTTAGAGCCAGGGGGTTTCTGTGCTCTTCAATATGTAATCAAGTGTATAAGTGACCATAAACTGGTAAGACAGTTGAACACCTTTATCCTTCTGCTCATGTTAGATCGTTTGTGTGATGGAAAAAAGAGGTTGTGAAAATCAAAGGGGTTCTAAAAGGTTTTATTGTCCACCATCTGTTAACATCTGTGATAAATCCAATGCATCAAATCTTAATGAACTGGAGAGATAGGCATTATGTTTCATCTTTTGCATTAATTTGGAAGCTATAGTGCAGCACTGCTGTGGGTCAACAACAGATGGCCATGGATTAATCTCATTATTTACCACACATGAGTCTCATAATATAACAGACTTGGGTTTTGGATTGGACTTTCACCCTCATATTACTACTGGCCTTGGATATAGATATATTATAATAAAAACCTGTAACAAGGCCATATAAAGAGGAAACAAATGAAGGGTTGAGTTAGTTCTGCTGGCAGTGGAAGAGATATctattatgtttgtgtgtgtttgtttgtgtgtgtggtgtgctcTTATTGGCTTTTTTATTTCAGGATTATCAAAGTGTGAAAACTTGATCCTCAGTTTGTCTCCAGCCTTGTCTGTTTCTGTCAAGATGCTTGTGATAGCTCTCCTCTTCAAGCTGTTGGTGAACAGGGATCTGCTGAATCGCAGGCCTGATGAGTGCGAGTCGATCTTGACAAGTCACTCAGCCAGAGGCTCCAGCGGCGAATAAGCTGTCAGCCGACACGTATCTGTGACCGGCCCTCATTACAGCAGCATTCACAAGCAGTTCCCCCCGTCACACACTGGTTTTTCATCGGGCTGTAAGAGCTGCTGCCTGACCTGtgacatctcctctctcctctcttctccctctgctgtcaGTCTTCCAGGTAAAGCCggtgttcccctctctctctctgctccgcCCCTCCAGCCACACTGGCACCTCGCTCCGCTGCCAAAGCCCGCCGTCCCCCCTGAGCTGCAGGGAGCCATCAGGGACGTCCTGGGGCAGCATTAAAACCAGGTGTCCCTTCATGCTTTGCTCTACACATGGCCCAGTCTCCTGCAGGAAGCCCTCAGGCTGCTTGTTAGACACACTGACCCGAGGGTGAAGGGCACAGATGGCTGCATGCTCTGTGGGCTGCCCCCGCCCGCCTCGGTCCGTGGGTGTCATCCCAAACTGAATATAGcatgatggagaggaagaatAAAGATGAGTTCCCTCCGAGAAGCACAAAGAGTGAAACCATATGTGTTGTTGTAATTTAAAGGAAAAGTATAATGttattaaagctacactaggcaaatttgttatgtaaaaatacaccctgATCATCtgatcagcctaaatcacaaatttaGACCCTGTAGATGTGCTTTAAGTTTTTCAGTCATCTGTATCATTTCTATGCTACCACAGACTCAGATTAGACCGTTGCTCAGCATGTGTGTTGTGTACGACGCAATTCAACTTCCACTCCCAACACCCTCAACAACACCAATCCAAAACCATAATCCATCCATAGgaaattagcattttttatGGAAATAGTGTCCTTGTTATGTTCTTGTCACTGGTAGAAAGTTCCCAGATAAGCAGTGGTTGAATCAGAGGATTCAGCTGGAACAATATAACTCAAACTTAAGTTAATATCAGCAAACCTTTATCTTAAGCATCCTGTGCATCAGCCAAAAACCTCAGCAAACTGTCAGGAGGAACCCCATGGGTTTTAATAAGCTCTTGCCAACACATATCACATTGTGACCTTTCAAAATATGTGAATTAAAGAAACCTTGTGCCAAATTATAACAGCCAGCTATGCAATGaataatgcaacacagcaaTGGAATGAAGATAATGACCCAAAAGTTGAAAACGCGTTTTTTTAATTGCCTAATACTTACAGGCCTCATTATACTACAGTATGTTAGGTCGTCTGAAATAAGACTTCTTGAATGTCAACTTTTTATTTAGTTGGTATAGGGACACATCTGCTGCAGAGCAGAGATTCAGTCTGAATAAGACAAATAGTGTAAACAGATGGTCTAATACAGCAGGCTGTTTAGTTTTGgtgaacacagacatttaaTATGAATTCCAATAATTAGGGATCATAAAGAGTAACAGagttttaaagacattttttttcttgaggaaTGCTTCcgtctttttctgttttggagTCAGTTCAGTGACAGTGATGGAAAAAAGGTTTCTTTGAGATGAAAGGTGAAATGCCAACCCTGGTCTGTTATTTGCAAATTACctcaacatgtgtgtgtgtgtgtgtttgtgtgtgtgtgtgtttgtgtgtgtgtgtgtgtgtgtgtgtgtgtgtgtgtgtataggagtTGTGGTGAATGACTGTGAATGGATTATCATGTAGGTGCATCAAACAAGgtctctcccctcccttatCTTCTTACCCTGAATAATTCATTCCATGACACCTTCAGCGGCATTTTCTGTCTCCATTGTGTTACTTTGCTGTTTGATTAATCCCAGATGACCTTCATCAAATACACTTAATTACACAATATGTTTCAGATTTCTCTGGATATTATGTAATGATATGTAATTAGTAAATATAGTTGTGCTCTTTTTCCACGTGTTTTTTGTTTGCCTTAACTGTGATGTACATTTGCTAAAAAATACTTTTAgcaattattattgttatttattattactattattagtattagtattattattacatagaGTAGTTAAGCCTGTGTGGTGATTTTGTGGTCCGTCAGGCCGGCCTCAAGCTCTGACGTCAGAGCAACGtcatgagagagaggggtgagggtGCTGTCCAGGGTGCTGAAACACTACAGAGGTCTTTAAAGCAAAGCAGCCAGAGCGgcaacacgtgtgtgtgtgtgtgtctgagtttaGCAGCCGCTTACTAAATATTTTTACAGATTTACTGAAGACAGAGTAATTGTAAGAAAAAGTTAAACTCTGGATAGTGTCGAGTTCTCTGGGAGCTGAAGTCCCTTACAAACTTTGACTTCCCGCACTTTCATCAAAGATGGATAACCTGTTGCCGGCCCAGGAGGCTGCCAAAATCTACCACACCAACTATGTGAGAAACTCTCGAGCCATCGGCGTCATGTGGGCCATCTTCACGATCTGCTTCACCATAATCATCATCACGGTCTTCATACAGCCCTACTGGATCGGGGACAGCGTCAACACCCCGCAGGCCGGATACTTCGGCCTGTTCCGCTACTGCATCGGCAACGCGCTGACCTCGGAGCTGATCTGTAAAGGCAGCGTGCTGGACTTCGGCTCCATCCCGTCCGGAGCCTTCCAGACTGCCATGTTCTTTGTCGGGACCGCCATGCTGCTGATCGTGGGCACCATGGTCTGCTTCAGTCTGTTCTTCTTCTGCAACGCGGGGAACGTGTACAAAATTTGTGGTTGGATGCAGCTGGCCTCAGGTAAGGGAGAGTGTAGTATCCAAATCTATGAAGTGTGTTCAGTGCAAAGGCTGCCAAACGGATAAGATTGCATACATGAAACAGTGAAAAAGATCTGTTCAGTATAGCCTATGCACATACATAGATTTTTTGAGGGGAGAAAAACATGACCTCAGCCTAAGGGCTTAAGTTACCTACCATCCTCTAAAAAgtgccataatttgttttaatatatatcattttgtaagagaacTGATTGTctaattttttttatgaaactATACAAATTCAACTAAATATGTCAAAActttttttgacttttttaaattttatttattacgtTTATTTGGATTGGGATGTTGCACAACAAAACTTAAGTCTCAAAAATAATGCGAAGTGAACCAGACTTAGCTGGCTTCCATCTGTAGTCCATGGGCAGGTAGACATAAAAGACAATACAAAAGAGAGTGGCATATACAGTTAAAAACATACAATTAGGCTACAACATAACcaatcacacccacacacacaatactctctctctctctctctctcactcacacacacacacacacactcattaacagtTTATCGCCTTATATCAAAAGGCCTACATGAGTCTCTGGCATGAAGCAGCAGGTCTCAAGTATGGGGCATGTGCTTCTGTTGTGAACTGTCCGGTGAGTAGGGATGAGGTGATAAATTCATCTTGTCATGATGAGCCGCCCTTCACCTCTCTGGTTTCAGGCGTGGTGTGTGTCCAGTGGATGTGTTGCTCTGCAGTGTGGAAGCCAACTGGGATCCAGTTTCAGCCCAGACTCTGACACCTCCGATGGCAGATTGGTTACCTGCAACACGATCAGGTGTTAGGTGCTGTATTGTTAGCTGACAAGGCTGATAACTGAGGGCAGAGGAAACCTGAAACATATATGATTTTTAGGCCTATGCAAATATGGCAACTCCCTGAAATGCTTGTAGCAACAAAATCAAGATTCAAATGTATGAAGGTTTGTAGCCATGGTAACACCCAGAGGCAACTTTAGCAGACGCAAAGCATTTAACATTTAAGAACTTTCATAACAGTGTATCACGCAAACAGTCCCACTGAGCATCCTTCCCTCCGCCGCGCCATAACATAGATCAGGCCTGTGGCACTTTAAAGAGAAACACCGAGCGTCAGCCTGCACTTGGGGCCGAGGCCGTCTCCCTCATAATTATTTATCAAAGTAAGTGCACACAAGGGGCAACTGTTGGACGCCTCTGTCATTTCTGTGTCCTTCTCCCGCAGCTGTGTTGATAGTGATGGGATGTTTGATCTACCCGGATGGCTGGGACTCCCCGGAGGTGAAGAGGATGTGCGGCCAGAGGACAGACAAGTACAGCCTGGGGAACTGCACGGTGCGCTGGGCCTACATCCTGGCCATCATCAGCGTCCTGGACGCCCTGCTCCTGGCGTTTCTCGCCTTCACCCTCGGCAACCGACAGGACAAGCTGCTACCTGATGACTTTGAGGTGGAGGGAGCAGGTGAGGGTTAGGGCAAAAAGGTAAAGATGGAGGTGGGGGAGTCATCTTCCCTGCAACATGCAAGAGCCCAGGTATCTCCCTTGATCAGAGGAGAGTTTTCCTTGAGCTTGATTGATAGCTGAGTTACCACATGCAGTTTCAGGGGTTTGAACACTATTACCAGGGGTgtaaagagtactagaatgtcctactcaagtataaatattgttactttgctgatgttttacttcagtagaagtaaaagtactggtgtaaaaatctacttcagtaaaagtaaaaagtagctaatttaaaatgtaagagTAAGAGTCACTGAGCTACTTtttagaaaacagaaagttgttggatgtgatcttttccatgcaattctaaaaggatgacaggacagagttcaaactaggttCGTTTA encodes the following:
- the lhfpl5b gene encoding LHFPL tetraspan subfamily member 5b, which produces MDNLLPAQEAAKIYHTNYVRNSRAIGVMWAIFTICFTIIIITVFIQPYWIGDSVNTPQAGYFGLFRYCIGNALTSELICKGSVLDFGSIPSGAFQTAMFFVGTAMLLIVGTMVCFSLFFFCNAGNVYKICGWMQLASAVLIVMGCLIYPDGWDSPEVKRMCGQRTDKYSLGNCTVRWAYILAIISVLDALLLAFLAFTLGNRQDKLLPDDFEVEGAGEG